Below is a genomic region from uncultured Sunxiuqinia sp..
TATACCCCAATGTGATATTGTCAATTTTCCAGTAGTCCCCATTTTCGATGTAGTAGCTATTGAACTCAAGTGGCGATTTTAATTGGGTTTTCCCAAATACCGGATCGAATGCTGTTTTAAGTACATTGTACTGGACATAAGTCGGGTTCTCAAACATCATACGTTGTAGGTTTGCTACCTGAAATTTAAACGCCCCTCTTTGTGAGATACTCAAATCCCAGTTTTTATAGCTGAAGGAATTGTTCCAACTGAGGTGGAATTTAGGAATTCCGTTCCCAAGTACTTTTTTATCCTCGAAAGAATGCCCAAAATCAGTGTATTTTACGGGTTCTCCATCAGCGCCTTCATAAATCCATTGACCATAATTGCCTGGATCAGCAGTCTTGTCATTGCCAATATCAATTACCTTATAGCCATAAAAATCGCCAACGGGGCCTCCAACTTTCAACAGGTGAGAGAAAGTCTGAATCGGTGGAAAAATGGCGCCTACCCTTAAATAATCAGTTGACTGTTGGTAAATGTCATTTGAAAGACTAACCAGTTTATTTGAGTTCGTAGAGAAGCCAACACTGGTATTCCAAAACATTTCCCTGTTTTTAACAGGTACAAAATTAAGCATGACTTCTACACCCTTGTTTTCCATTACCCCAACATTTGCTAAGGTTTGATTATAGAGATTCGGAGGGCTTGGCACAGCAAATATCGATAAAAGATCATGAATCTGTCGGTTGTAGTAATCAACACTACCACTAATACGGTTATCCAACATACTGAAATCAACACCAATATCCGTTTCTCGCTTCTCTTCCCATTTCAAATTAGGATTAGCATTCTGAGATGGGGACAGAGTTTTTATCCATTCCCCGTTAGAGAAAACATATTGGGGATTTCCAGTTGCAGGATCAGTATAGCTAATAATTCCAACTGCTTTAAAAAGATCAGAAGGTTGTGAACCTGTTACTCCATATCCTGCCCTGAGCTTAATATCATTAAAAAGGGATTGACTTTGCATAAATGATTCTTCTGTAACCCTCCAACCTACTGAGATTGCAGGAAATGTACCCGAAGGATTATCTATACCCCACAGCTGACTGGCTGCTTCACTGCGAATGCTAGCCATCAAAAGATATTTATTGTTATAATTATAGTTGAAACGACCGAAATATCCTATCAGGTTAGTCTTTTCTCTATAGTTATCAATCATCCCCTCATATTTTCCACTACTAATAGCTTGTCCAAGTTGAATATTGTTGTATCCAAACTTATCGGTTGGAAAGTCCCAGTTTCTCATTCCATAATTGCTGTATTCATTATCCTGGTAACTATACCCTCCTAAAACACTGAAATTGTGATCCTTTACAGACTTCCTGTATTCTGCAGTGAGTTCAACCAAATGATTGATCGATTCATTTCCTCCAATAGATGCATAACCATTTCGACTATCCCTTAAGGTACTTGCATGTTGTTTCGTTTCAGCATAGCCATTTTCTTCTGTACTTTTCCCATATGAAAAAACTCCGGATAACTTTAGTCCATCAATCGGTGCATAGACAATAGAGCCTTTATATCTCGAAATTTGGTTATTCGCCTTTCCGTCACTTTCGTACAAGTCAGATACCGGACTTTGATAGTCAAACTTCGTCAGTTCCTGAAACCACGTTCCGTCAGGATTTTGAACAGGAGCAGTTGGGTTTTGCATAACTGCCTGCCTATAAATATTTGAATCAAACCCATTCCACTTAGAAGAGGAGCTAAATAAATTGATATTAAATTTCAACTTATTGTCAAGCATGCTATGGTTAAAGTCCACACGGCCTGAGAATGTCTCATCATAAGACTTTCTAAATATCCCTTCCGTATTATCATAATTTAAACTTATCAGATAATTGGAAGTTTCTTGACCTCCACGGAACGTTAAGTTGTGAGATTGAATTATAGGAGTTCTGCTTATCTCTTTAAACCAATCTGTACTTTCTCCATAATCAGGCATTTCATTTCCGCGAAAACTTGCGTCAACCTGATCCCTGAAATCAGCAGCAGTCGATAAGTTAAGCTTCCGTGCAATAGTTTGAGTACTTACATATGTTTGAAATTCAACAGTACTTTTAGCATTTCCGCGTGCTCTTTTGGTTGTGATCAGAATTACTCCATTGGTTCCACGTGTACCATAAATTGCAGCAGCAGAACCATCTTTTAACACGTCAATAGTCTCAATATCCTGAGGTGATACTGTTTTCATATCTCCAGGAATCCCATCAATAAGGACTAATGGATCCTGGTTTTCTCCCATTAACGAAGTATTTCCACGTAGAAGAATCTGGGTTTTGCCTGTTGGGTCACCACTAGGAGAAATAATTGTTAGTCCAGCTACTTTGCCCTGAATTAATTGGCCTGCATCAGTAACGCTTCCCTTGATGAAGTCATCAGCTTTTACAGTGGCGACAGAACTAGTCACATCGGCCTTTTTCATAGTACCATATCCAATGGCAACTACTTCATCCAGTCCTATGGCTT
It encodes:
- a CDS encoding SusC/RagA family TonB-linked outer membrane protein; amino-acid sequence: MKKTWFLPSCGYLYPGAGKIFKIMRLTVFLIALLSLQTIAKSNIAQTQKVELKLENATIAEVLDRLEDETNYFFFYNNKTVALDKKVSLDVENKSIEEVLNLLFEGSEVTYTINNRQIILSSGKGGSFSQLMQQPSNVSGKVTDASGMPLPGVTVVIKGTATGTITDVDGYYQLNNLPSNAILVFSFVGMRTIELPADRSVMNVKLEAEAIGLDEVVAIGYGTMKKADVTSSVATVKADDFIKGSVTDAGQLIQGKVAGLTIISPSGDPTGKTQILLRGNTSLMGENQDPLVLIDGIPGDMKTVSPQDIETIDVLKDGSAAAIYGTRGTNGVILITTKRARGNAKSTVEFQTYVSTQTIARKLNLSTAADFRDQVDASFRGNEMPDYGESTDWFKEISRTPIIQSHNLTFRGGQETSNYLISLNYDNTEGIFRKSYDETFSGRVDFNHSMLDNKLKFNINLFSSSSKWNGFDSNIYRQAVMQNPTAPVQNPDGTWFQELTKFDYQSPVSDLYESDGKANNQISRYKGSIVYAPIDGLKLSGVFSYGKSTEENGYAETKQHASTLRDSRNGYASIGGNESINHLVELTAEYRKSVKDHNFSVLGGYSYQDNEYSNYGMRNWDFPTDKFGYNNIQLGQAISSGKYEGMIDNYREKTNLIGYFGRFNYNYNNKYLLMASIRSEAASQLWGIDNPSGTFPAISVGWRVTEESFMQSQSLFNDIKLRAGYGVTGSQPSDLFKAVGIISYTDPATGNPQYVFSNGEWIKTLSPSQNANPNLKWEEKRETDIGVDFSMLDNRISGSVDYYNRQIHDLLSIFAVPSPPNLYNQTLANVGVMENKGVEVMLNFVPVKNREMFWNTSVGFSTNSNKLVSLSNDIYQQSTDYLRVGAIFPPIQTFSHLLKVGGPVGDFYGYKVIDIGNDKTADPGNYGQWIYEGADGEPVKYTDFGHSFEDKKVLGNGIPKFHLSWNNSFSYKNWDLSISQRGAFKFQVANLQRMMFENPTYVQYNVLKTAFDPVFGKTQLKSPLEFNSYYIENGDYWKIDNITLGYNFKNKTGIKYIQSARIYASVLNALIITGYKGIDPEVSIRNGVSTAQAGVVQTPTSGLDPGMDSPYKYPTTRTFTIGLNVTF